One segment of Rosa chinensis cultivar Old Blush chromosome 6, RchiOBHm-V2, whole genome shotgun sequence DNA contains the following:
- the LOC112170291 gene encoding V-type proton ATPase subunit a3 has product MGGCCPPMDLFRSEPMQLVQIIIPIESAHLTVSYLGDLGLLQFKDLNSEKSPFQRTYATQIKRAGEMARKLRFFKDQMLKAGLPPTKSRRQADLNVDDLEVKLGELEAELIEINANGEKLQRSYNELLEYKLVLQKAGEFFHSAESSARSQQRDESRHTGDDALDTPLLVDQESSTDPSKQVKLGFLTGLVPRGKSLAFERILFRATRGNVFLRQAVVENPVTDPVTGEKIEKNVFVVFYSGERAKNKILKICDAFGANRYPFTEDLSKQAQTINEVAGKLSELKTTIDIGVSHRESLLQTIGEHYEQWNHLARKEKAIHHTLNMLSLDVTKKCLVAEGWSPIFASKQIQEALQRAAFDSNSQVGAIFQVLHTKEAPPTYFRTNKFTSSFQEIVDAYGVAKYQEANPAVYTIITFPFLFAVMFGDWGHGLCLLLATLYLIVRERKFSNEKLGDIMEMAFGGRYVILLMSIFSIYTGFIYNEFFSVPFELFGRSAYACRDLSCRDATTAGLIKVGPTYPFGLDPVWHGSRSELPFLNSLKMKMSILIGVVQMNLGIVISYFNAKFFQNGLNVWFQFVPQLIFLNSLFGYLSVLIVMKWWTGSKVDLYHVMIYMFLSPTDELGENQLFSGQKTVQLVLLGLALIAVPWMLLPKPFLMKKQHEASHQGQSYALLESTEESLQVNSNHDAHGHEEFEFSEIFVHQLIHTIEFVLGAVSNTASYLRLWALSLAHSELSSVFYDKVLVMAFGFNNWVIRIVGILVFVCATVGVLLLMETLSAFLHALRLHWVEFQNKFYEGDGYKFYPFSFVLHDDEDE; this is encoded by the exons atgGGAGGATGCTGTCCCCCGATGGATCTGTTCAGGTCGGAGCCTATGCAGCTCGTCCAGATCATCATCCCCATCGAGTCCGCCCACCTCACCGTCTCTTATCTCGGCGACCTCGGCCTCCTCCAATTCAAAGAC CTTAATTCAGAGAAGAGCCCGTTTCAGAGGACTTATGCTACTCAG ATTAAAAGAGCTGGTGAGATGGCACGCAAATTACGTTTCTTCAAGGACCAAATGTTAAAGGCTGGTCTGCCTCCTACAAAGTCTAGAAGACAAGCTGACCTCAATGTAGATGATCTAGAG GTAAAACTTGGTGAGCTCGAGGCTGAGCTGATTGAAATTAATGCGAATGGTGAAAAATTGCAGCGTTCATATAATGAACTCTTAGAATATAAGCTTGTCCTGCAAAAG GCTGGTGAGTTTTTTCATTCAGCTGAAAGCAGCGCCAGGTCGCAGCAAAGAGATGAATCCCGTCATACTGGTGATGACGCCTTGGATACACCGTTATTGGTGGACCAA GAATCATCAACTGATCCATCAAAGCAAGTTAAGTTGGGGTTTCTCACCGGTCTTGTTCCTAGGGGAAAGTCTTTGGCATTTGAGAGGATTCTATTTCGAGCTACTAGGGGTAATGTTTTTCTAAGGCAGGCCGTTGTTGAGAATCCTGTTACAGATCCAGTGACAGGAGAGAAG ATTGAGAAAAATGTTTTTGTTGTATTCTATTCTGGAGAAAGAGCAAAGAACAAGATTCTTAAAATTTGTGATGCCTTTGGAGCGAATCGTTACCCTTTTACTGAGGACCTAAGTAAACAAGCTCAAACGATTAATGAG GTTGCAGGTAAACTTTCAGAGCTAAAGACTACAATAGATATTGGAGTTTCACACCGGGAAAGTTTGTTACAGACTATTGGCGAACATTATGAGCAATGGAACCATTTG GCGAGGAAGGAGAAAGCCATACACCACACTCTTAATATGCTTAGCCTCGATGTAACCAAAAAATGTCTTGTGGCTGAGGGGTGGAGTCCTATTTTTGCATCGAAGCAG ATCCAGGAGGCATTGCAGCGGGCAGCTTTTGACTCCAATTCTCAAGTTGGAGCTATCTTCCAGGTTCTGCATACAAAGGAAGCACCACCAACATATTTCCGCACAAACAAGTTCACTTCTTCATTTCAAGAGATTGTTGATGCATATGG TGTGGCCAAGTATCAAGAAGCAAATCCTGCTGTATATACTATCATCacatttccatttctttttgctGTCATGTTTGGTGATTGGGGACATGGACTATGTTTGCTTCTTGCGACATTATATTTGATAGTCAGGGAAAGGAAATTTTCTAATGAG AAACTTGGAGATATCATGGAGATGGCATTTGGTGGCCGTTATGTTATTCTATTGATGTCAATTTTCTCAATCTACACTGGTTTCATCTATAATGAGTTCTTCTCTGTCCCATTTGAACTGTTTGGTCGCTCAGCATATGCATGCCGTGATCTTTCTTGCAG AGATGCCACTACTGCTGGCTTGATTAAGGTGGGTCCCACATACCCATTTGGTCTGGATCCTGTGTGGCATGGATCTCGCAGTGAGCTGCCATTCTTAAACTCATTGAAGATGAAAATGTCAATTCTTATTGGGGTGGTCCAAATGAACCTTGGAATTGTGATAAGTTATTTCAATGCAAAGTTCTTTCAAAATGGTCTGAATGTTTG GTTCCAGTTTGTCCCTCAGCTGATATTCTTAAACAGTCTATTTGGCTACTTGTCTGTTCTGATTGTTATGAAGTGGTGGACTGGTTCAAAAGTTGATCTATACCATGTAATGATATATATGTTCCTCAGTCCTACTGATGAGCTAGGTGAAAATCAGCTTTTCAGTGGTCAGAAAACAGTTCAG TTAGTGCTATTAGGTTTGGCTCTTATAGCTGTACCATGGATGCTGCTTCCAAAGCCTTTCCTCATGAAGAAGCAACATGAAGCT AGTCACCAAGGCCAATCATATGCTCTACTTGAGAGCACTGAGGAGAGTTTGCAAGTGAATTCAAACCATGATGCCCATGGTCATGAGGAGTTTGAATTTAGTGAAATTTTTGTACATCAACTCATACACACAATAGAGTTTGTACTTGGAGCGGTCTCAAATACAGCTTCCTATCTTCGACTATGGGCCCTAAG TCTTGCTCATTCAGAATTATCCAGTGTGTTCTATGACAAGGTTCTCGTAATGGCTTTTGG GTTCAACAATTGGGTTATACGTATTGTGGGCATCTTGGTCTTCGTTTGCGCCACTGTTGGTGTTTTGCTACTGATGGAAACTCTCAGTGCTTTCCTTCATGCTTTGCGACTTCACTGGGTGGAATTCCAAAACAAGTTTTACGAGGGAGATGGTTACAAGTTCTATCCATTCTCATTTGTATTGCATGACGATGAAGACGAGTGA